The proteins below come from a single Acidovorax sp. NCPPB 4044 genomic window:
- a CDS encoding indolepyruvate ferredoxin oxidoreductase family protein has translation MNAPLPEHIRRALETVTLDDKYTLPDGRAFMSGVQALVRLPMLQRQRDAMAGLNTAGFISGYRGSPLGGYDQALWAARKHLARNHVVFQPGVNEELGATAVWGTQQLDLYPEKRKYDGVFGIWYGKGPGVDRCSDVFKHANMAGTARHGGVIAIAGDDHISKSSTAPHQSDHIFKACGLPVFFPSSVQDILDMGLHAFAMSRFSGVWSGMKTIQEVVESSSSISVAPDRVNIVLPEDFAMPPGGLHIRWPDAPLEQEARLMDYKWYAALAYIRANRLNYNVIQGPQDRFGIIASGKAYNDTRQALIDLGLDDDACRRLGIRLHKVNVVWPLEATITRDFAQGLQEILVVEEKRQVIEYQLKEELYNWRADVRPNVLGKFDEVEGDNSGGEWSMANPSQNWLLRPKADLTPAIIARAIAKRLKKLGVPEDVVARMDARLTVIDARERSLAATATDTGDRTPWFCSGCPHNTSTRVPEGSRAVAGIGCHYMVNWMPGRNTSTFTQMGGEGVTWVGQQPFTTEKHVFANLGDGTYFHSGLLAIRQSIAAGTNITYKVLYNDAVAMTGGQQVGERPEGHSVLQIMASLKAEGIAKLVIVTDEPAKYDGVALAEGVTVHHRDELDRIQREFREIPGCTAIIYDQTCATEKRRRRKRGTLATPNKTVVINELVCEGCGDCSVQSNCLSVEPLETEFGRKRRINQSTCNKDYSCVKGFCPSFVTVEGGTLKKPKKEKKGDLSALPPLPEPVLPVAEQAWGIVVAGVGGTGVITIGSLLGMAAHLEGKGVVTQDAAGLAQKGGATWSHVQIANRPEAIYTTKVDTAKADLIIGCDSIVASLKTTMAAMQPGRTFVALNNHGSPTASFVHNPDWQFPGQHCDTAIASAVGDELLGSFDAEEVAMQLLGDSIYTNPLMLGYAWQKGRVPLSLAALMRAMELNGVQVDNNKAAFEWGRRCAHDLAAVRALFQTAQVIQFVKKPGLAEVIAWREEFLTGYQNAAYAAEYRAFVEKVQAAEARVATGTRLSEAVARYLFKLMAYKDEYEVARLHTDRAFTDRIAGMFEGDYRVVHHLAPPLTAKKNERGELVKQAYGPWMRKAFGVLAKLKGLRGTALDPFGRTEERRTERALIREYRACIEELLTGLTAENLPLAADIARIPEQIRGYGHVKERHLGTARTQWTQLMARWRAAPAGQGLRQSA, from the coding sequence ATGAACGCCCCGCTGCCCGAGCACATCCGCCGCGCCCTCGAAACGGTCACGCTCGACGACAAATACACGCTGCCCGACGGCCGGGCGTTCATGAGCGGTGTGCAGGCCCTCGTGCGCCTGCCCATGTTGCAGCGCCAGCGCGATGCGATGGCAGGACTGAACACCGCGGGCTTCATCAGCGGCTACCGCGGCTCGCCGCTCGGCGGCTACGACCAGGCCCTGTGGGCCGCCCGCAAGCACCTGGCGCGGAACCACGTGGTCTTCCAGCCCGGCGTGAACGAGGAGCTGGGCGCCACCGCCGTCTGGGGCACGCAGCAGCTCGACCTGTACCCCGAGAAGCGCAAGTACGACGGCGTCTTCGGCATCTGGTACGGCAAGGGCCCGGGCGTGGACCGCTGCTCGGACGTGTTCAAGCACGCCAACATGGCCGGCACCGCGCGGCACGGCGGCGTGATCGCCATCGCGGGCGACGATCACATCAGCAAGAGCAGCACGGCCCCGCACCAGAGCGACCACATCTTCAAGGCCTGCGGCCTGCCGGTGTTCTTCCCGTCCAGCGTGCAGGACATCCTGGACATGGGCCTGCACGCCTTCGCCATGAGCCGCTTCTCGGGCGTGTGGTCGGGCATGAAGACGATCCAGGAGGTGGTGGAATCGTCCAGCAGCATCTCGGTGGCCCCCGACCGCGTGAACATCGTGCTGCCCGAGGATTTCGCGATGCCGCCCGGCGGCCTGCACATCCGCTGGCCCGATGCGCCGCTGGAGCAGGAAGCGCGGCTCATGGACTACAAGTGGTATGCGGCCCTGGCGTACATCCGCGCCAACCGGCTCAACTACAACGTGATCCAGGGTCCGCAAGACCGCTTCGGCATCATCGCGAGCGGCAAGGCCTACAACGACACGCGCCAGGCCCTCATCGACCTGGGCCTCGATGACGACGCCTGCCGCCGCCTGGGCATCCGCCTGCACAAGGTGAACGTGGTGTGGCCGCTGGAAGCCACGATCACGCGCGACTTCGCGCAGGGGCTGCAGGAGATCCTGGTGGTCGAGGAAAAGCGCCAGGTCATCGAGTACCAGCTCAAGGAGGAGCTCTACAACTGGCGCGCCGACGTGCGCCCCAACGTGCTGGGCAAGTTCGACGAAGTGGAGGGCGACAACTCCGGCGGCGAATGGTCCATGGCCAACCCGAGCCAGAACTGGCTGCTGCGCCCCAAGGCCGACCTCACCCCGGCGATCATCGCGCGCGCCATCGCCAAGCGGCTCAAGAAGCTCGGCGTGCCCGAAGACGTGGTGGCCCGCATGGACGCCCGCCTCACGGTGATCGATGCGCGCGAGCGCTCGCTCGCCGCGACCGCCACCGACACCGGCGACCGCACGCCGTGGTTCTGCAGCGGCTGCCCGCACAACACCAGCACCCGCGTGCCGGAAGGCTCGCGCGCGGTGGCGGGCATCGGCTGCCACTACATGGTCAACTGGATGCCGGGGCGCAACACCTCCACCTTCACGCAGATGGGCGGCGAGGGCGTGACCTGGGTGGGCCAGCAGCCCTTCACCACCGAAAAGCACGTGTTCGCCAACCTGGGCGACGGCACGTATTTCCACAGCGGCCTGCTCGCCATCCGCCAGAGCATCGCGGCCGGCACCAACATCACCTACAAGGTGCTCTACAACGACGCCGTGGCGATGACCGGCGGCCAGCAGGTGGGCGAGCGGCCCGAGGGCCACTCGGTGCTTCAGATCATGGCCAGCCTCAAGGCCGAGGGCATCGCCAAGCTGGTCATCGTGACCGACGAGCCGGCCAAGTACGACGGCGTGGCGCTGGCCGAGGGCGTGACCGTGCACCACCGCGACGAGCTGGACCGCATCCAGCGCGAATTCCGCGAGATCCCCGGCTGCACGGCCATCATCTACGACCAGACCTGCGCCACCGAGAAGCGCCGGCGCAGGAAGCGCGGCACGCTCGCCACGCCCAACAAGACCGTGGTCATCAACGAACTGGTCTGCGAAGGCTGCGGCGACTGCTCCGTGCAGTCCAACTGCCTGTCGGTGGAGCCGCTGGAGACCGAATTCGGCCGCAAGCGCCGCATCAACCAGAGCACGTGCAACAAGGACTATTCGTGCGTGAAGGGTTTCTGCCCGAGCTTCGTGACCGTCGAGGGCGGCACGCTCAAGAAACCCAAGAAGGAAAAGAAGGGCGACCTCTCCGCGCTGCCGCCGCTGCCGGAGCCGGTGCTGCCCGTGGCCGAGCAGGCCTGGGGCATCGTGGTGGCGGGCGTGGGCGGCACGGGCGTGATCACCATCGGCTCGCTGCTCGGCATGGCCGCGCACCTGGAGGGCAAGGGCGTCGTCACGCAGGACGCGGCGGGCCTGGCGCAAAAGGGCGGCGCCACTTGGAGCCATGTGCAGATCGCCAACCGGCCCGAAGCCATCTACACGACCAAGGTGGACACGGCCAAGGCCGACCTCATCATCGGCTGCGATTCCATCGTCGCCTCGCTCAAGACCACCATGGCCGCCATGCAGCCGGGCCGCACCTTCGTGGCACTCAACAACCATGGATCGCCCACGGCGTCCTTCGTGCACAACCCCGACTGGCAGTTCCCCGGCCAGCACTGCGACACGGCCATCGCCTCGGCCGTGGGCGATGAACTGCTGGGCAGCTTCGATGCCGAGGAAGTCGCGATGCAACTGCTGGGCGACAGCATCTACACCAACCCGCTGATGCTCGGCTACGCGTGGCAGAAGGGCCGCGTGCCGCTGTCGCTCGCCGCGCTCATGCGCGCCATGGAGCTCAACGGCGTGCAGGTGGACAACAACAAGGCCGCGTTCGAATGGGGCCGCCGCTGCGCGCACGACCTGGCCGCGGTGCGGGCGCTGTTCCAGACCGCGCAGGTCATCCAGTTCGTGAAGAAGCCCGGGCTCGCCGAGGTCATCGCGTGGCGCGAGGAATTCCTCACGGGCTACCAGAACGCCGCCTATGCCGCCGAATACCGCGCCTTCGTCGAGAAGGTGCAGGCGGCCGAGGCGCGCGTCGCCACCGGCACGCGCCTCTCGGAAGCCGTGGCGCGCTACCTGTTCAAGCTCATGGCGTACAAGGACGAGTACGAGGTCGCGCGCCTGCACACCGACCGCGCCTTCACCGACAGGATCGCCGGCATGTTCGAGGGCGACTACCGCGTCGTGCACCACCTCGCGCCGCCGCTCACGGCGAAGAAGAACGAGCGCGGCGAACTGGTCAAGCAGGCCTACGGCCCCTGGATGCGCAAGGCCTTCGGCGTGCTCGCCAAGCTGAAGGGCCTGCGCGGCACGGCGCTCGATCCCTTCGGCCGCACCGAAGAGCGCCGCACCGAGCGCGCGCTGATCCGTGAATACCGCGCCTGCATCGAAGAGCTGCTCACCGGCCTCACCGCCGAGAACCTGCCGCTGGCCGCGGACATCGCCCGCATCCCCGAGCAGATCCGCGGCTACGGCCACGTGAAGGAGCGCCACCTGGGCACGGCCCGCACGCAGTGGACCCAGCTCATGGCCCGCTGGCGCGCCGCGCCGGCCGGGCAGGGGCTTCGGCAGAGCGCGTGA
- a CDS encoding IS1 family transposase, which yields MGWALGDRGAATARVLQQQLPPSASAAHIEYCTDHHRPYLAVLAGRRHTVGKAHTHHIESLNNKLRCYLARLRRKTHAYSKSAQALRDALLFIWRRKFGAVLQPQVGCIESTRLWDEPVQIPI from the coding sequence GTGGGCTGGGCCCTGGGCGATAGAGGAGCTGCCACCGCCCGGGTACTGCAGCAGCAATTGCCGCCCTCTGCGAGTGCAGCCCACATTGAATACTGCACCGACCACCACAGGCCCTATCTTGCGGTCCTCGCGGGCAGGCGCCATACGGTGGGCAAAGCCCATACCCATCACATTGAGAGCCTGAACAACAAGCTGCGCTGTTATTTGGCACGCCTGCGCAGAAAGACCCATGCGTACAGCAAGAGCGCACAGGCGCTCAGGGATGCGCTGCTGTTTATCTGGCGGCGCAAGTTCGGCGCTGTGCTGCAGCCCCAGGTGGGCTGCATTGAGAGCACGCGTTTGTGGGATGAACCGGTTCAAATACCTATTTAG
- a CDS encoding MFS transporter has translation MPQPPSAPPPTHPPLPSPAPAPGSDTPTPAPAERLIEDPAATHAAQAAESAEAAAAAQLGQEAARRAALSPLAPLSVPVFRMLWLTWLAANTCMWMNDVAAAWLMTTLTASPVLVALVQTASTLPVFLLGLPSGALADILDRRRYFIATQFWVAAVALVLCVAIIAGGMTAPLLLALTFANGIGLAMRWPVFAAIVPELVSRAQLPAALALNGVAMNASRIIGPLLAGAIIASAGSAWVFVLNAVLSVIAGFTIMRWKRTHVPNPLGRERLGSAMRVGVQFVRESPRMRAVLWRISIFFLHATALLALLPLVARDLEGGGAGTFTLLLASMGAGAIAAAMFLPRLRQAMPRDTLVGRGALLQALATSVVAIAPNVYVAVPAMVVGGMAWITTANSLSVSAQLALPNWVRARGMSIYQMAIMGATAAGAAFWGQVASLTSVHMSLALAALTGTAAMALVQRFVADRTMEEDLSPSRAFKVPTAPTAPERGHVVVAIEYVIDPARAAEFRTLMQESRRSRLRQGALDWQLQHDIADPSRYVERIVDESWTEHLRRFDRVTASDVALRDRKLAFHTGDAPPVVTRYLVELER, from the coding sequence ATGCCCCAGCCACCGTCCGCCCCGCCGCCCACGCACCCGCCTCTTCCTTCCCCCGCGCCGGCCCCCGGCAGCGACACGCCCACGCCCGCGCCCGCGGAGCGCCTGATCGAAGACCCCGCAGCCACGCACGCCGCGCAGGCGGCCGAATCCGCCGAGGCGGCCGCGGCGGCGCAACTGGGGCAGGAGGCCGCCAGGCGCGCGGCGCTGTCCCCGCTGGCCCCGCTGTCCGTGCCGGTGTTCCGCATGCTGTGGCTCACCTGGCTGGCGGCCAACACCTGCATGTGGATGAACGACGTGGCGGCAGCGTGGCTCATGACCACGCTCACCGCATCGCCGGTGCTGGTGGCGCTGGTGCAGACGGCGTCCACGCTGCCCGTCTTCCTGCTCGGCCTGCCGAGCGGCGCGCTGGCCGACATCCTGGACCGGCGGCGGTACTTCATCGCCACGCAGTTCTGGGTAGCTGCCGTGGCGCTGGTGCTGTGCGTGGCCATCATCGCGGGTGGCATGACGGCGCCGCTGCTGCTGGCGCTCACGTTCGCCAACGGTATCGGACTGGCCATGCGCTGGCCGGTGTTCGCCGCCATCGTTCCCGAGCTGGTCAGCCGCGCGCAGTTGCCGGCCGCGCTGGCGCTCAACGGCGTGGCGATGAATGCCTCGCGCATCATCGGGCCGCTGCTGGCCGGCGCGATCATCGCCAGCGCGGGCAGCGCCTGGGTCTTCGTGCTCAATGCCGTGCTGTCGGTGATCGCAGGCTTCACGATCATGCGCTGGAAGCGCACGCACGTGCCCAATCCGCTGGGCCGCGAGCGCCTGGGCAGCGCGATGCGCGTGGGCGTGCAGTTCGTGCGCGAGTCGCCGCGCATGCGGGCCGTGCTCTGGCGCATCTCGATCTTCTTCCTGCACGCCACGGCCCTGCTCGCGCTGCTGCCGCTGGTCGCGCGCGACCTGGAGGGCGGGGGCGCCGGCACCTTCACGCTGCTGCTGGCCTCGATGGGCGCAGGGGCCATCGCAGCGGCGATGTTCCTGCCGCGGCTGCGCCAGGCCATGCCGCGCGACACGCTCGTGGGGCGCGGGGCGCTGCTGCAGGCGCTGGCCACGTCGGTGGTCGCGATCGCGCCGAACGTCTACGTGGCCGTGCCGGCGATGGTGGTGGGCGGCATGGCGTGGATCACCACGGCCAATTCGCTGAGCGTGTCGGCGCAGCTCGCGCTGCCCAACTGGGTGCGCGCGCGCGGCATGTCGATCTACCAGATGGCCATCATGGGCGCGACGGCGGCCGGCGCGGCGTTCTGGGGGCAGGTGGCCTCGCTCACCAGCGTGCACATGAGCCTGGCGCTCGCCGCACTCACGGGCACGGCCGCGATGGCGCTGGTGCAGCGCTTCGTGGCCGACCGCACGATGGAGGAGGACCTGAGCCCCTCGCGCGCCTTCAAGGTGCCCACCGCGCCGACCGCGCCCGAACGCGGCCACGTGGTGGTGGCGATCGAATACGTGATCGATCCGGCCCGCGCCGCCGAATTCCGCACGCTGATGCAGGAGAGCCGCCGCAGCCGCCTGCGCCAGGGCGCGCTCGACTGGCAGCTGCAGCACGACATCGCCGACCCGAGCCGCTACGTGGAGCGCATCGTGGACGAGTCCTGGACCGAGCACCTGCGCCGCTTCGACCGCGTGACGGCCTCCGACGTGGCCCTGCGCGACCGCAAGCTGGCGTTCCACACCGGCGATGCCCCGCCGGTGGTGACGCGCTACCTGGTCGAGCTGGAGCGCTAG
- the secD gene encoding protein translocase subunit SecD encodes MNRYPVWKYAILVVVLLVGILYSLPNMFGEAPAVQVSSAKSTLKIDASLQRRVEEVLQSAGIATDAVSFDGNSVRARFDTPDTQLKAKDAIQKALVPDAADPQYIVALNLVSRSPSWLTALRAQPVYLGLDLRGGVHFMLQVDMQAALSKKAESFAGDLRTFMRDRNIRHSGINREGQAIEVRLRDEATATATRNLIADQFPDLVATASPDGEGVRVRATIKPEALRKVQDQALKQNMTTLHNRINELGVAEPVIQQQGTDRIVVQLPGVQDTAKAKDILGRTATLEVRMVDESTEARGAERGAGAVPFGSEKYPDRNGQTIIVKKQVVLTGENLTDAQPGFDGQTQEPTVNLTLDAKGARIFKDITRENIGKRMAIVLFEKGKGEVVTAPVIRSEIGGGRVQISGRMTTAEANDTSLLLRAGSLAAPMEIIEEFTIGPSLGADNIQRGIHSVVWGFVAISVFMCIYYALFGVFSTIALSVNVLMLMAALSMLQATLTLPGIAAMALALGVAIDSNVLINERIREELRAGVAPQAAIHAGYERAWATILDSNVTTLIAGLALLAFGSGPVRGFAVVHCIGILTSMFSAVFFSRGLVNLWYGRKKKLKSVSIGQVWKPGPDTPAAPSVPAKTN; translated from the coding sequence ATGAACCGTTATCCGGTCTGGAAGTACGCGATCCTCGTGGTCGTGCTGCTCGTGGGTATCTTGTATTCCCTGCCCAATATGTTCGGCGAGGCGCCTGCGGTGCAGGTCTCCTCGGCCAAGTCCACGCTCAAGATCGATGCTTCCCTGCAGCGGCGCGTGGAAGAGGTGCTCCAGAGCGCGGGCATCGCCACCGATGCGGTGAGCTTCGACGGCAACTCGGTGCGCGCGCGCTTCGACACGCCCGACACCCAGCTCAAGGCCAAGGACGCGATCCAGAAGGCGCTCGTGCCTGACGCGGCCGATCCGCAGTACATCGTGGCGCTCAACCTCGTCTCGCGCTCCCCGTCGTGGCTCACGGCGCTGCGCGCGCAGCCCGTGTACCTGGGGCTGGACCTGCGCGGCGGCGTGCATTTCATGCTCCAGGTGGACATGCAGGCGGCGCTCTCCAAGAAGGCCGAGTCCTTCGCGGGCGATCTGCGCACCTTCATGCGCGACCGCAACATCCGCCACAGCGGCATCAACCGCGAAGGCCAGGCCATCGAGGTGCGCCTGCGCGACGAGGCCACCGCCACGGCCACGCGCAACCTGATCGCCGACCAGTTCCCCGACCTCGTGGCCACCGCGAGCCCCGACGGCGAAGGCGTGCGCGTGCGGGCCACCATCAAGCCCGAGGCGCTGCGCAAGGTGCAGGACCAGGCGCTCAAGCAGAACATGACCACGCTGCACAACCGGATCAACGAACTCGGCGTGGCCGAGCCCGTGATCCAGCAGCAGGGCACCGACCGCATCGTGGTGCAGTTGCCCGGCGTGCAGGACACCGCCAAGGCCAAGGACATCCTGGGCCGCACCGCCACCCTCGAGGTGCGCATGGTGGACGAGAGCACCGAGGCGCGCGGCGCCGAGCGCGGTGCGGGCGCCGTGCCGTTCGGCAGCGAGAAGTACCCCGACCGCAACGGCCAGACGATCATCGTCAAGAAGCAGGTCGTGCTGACGGGCGAGAACCTCACCGACGCGCAGCCCGGCTTCGACGGCCAGACGCAGGAGCCCACCGTCAACCTGACGCTCGACGCCAAGGGCGCGCGCATCTTCAAGGACATCACGCGCGAGAACATCGGCAAGCGCATGGCCATCGTGCTCTTCGAGAAGGGCAAGGGCGAAGTGGTGACGGCCCCCGTGATCCGCTCCGAGATCGGCGGCGGCCGCGTGCAGATCTCCGGCCGCATGACCACCGCCGAAGCCAACGACACGTCGCTGCTGCTGCGCGCCGGCTCGCTGGCCGCGCCGATGGAGATCATCGAGGAATTCACCATCGGCCCGAGCCTGGGCGCCGACAACATCCAGCGCGGCATCCACAGCGTGGTCTGGGGCTTCGTCGCCATCTCGGTGTTCATGTGCATCTACTACGCGCTCTTCGGCGTGTTCTCCACGATCGCCCTGTCGGTGAACGTGCTCATGCTGATGGCCGCGCTCTCGATGCTGCAGGCCACGCTGACGCTGCCCGGCATCGCGGCCATGGCGCTTGCGCTGGGCGTGGCGATCGACTCCAACGTGCTGATCAACGAGCGCATCCGCGAGGAACTGCGCGCGGGCGTCGCCCCGCAGGCGGCCATCCACGCGGGCTACGAGCGCGCGTGGGCGACCATCCTGGACTCCAACGTGACCACGCTCATCGCCGGCCTGGCGCTGCTGGCCTTCGGATCGGGCCCGGTGCGCGGCTTCGCCGTGGTGCATTGCATCGGCATCCTGACCAGCATGTTCTCGGCCGTGTTCTTCTCGCGCGGGCTGGTGAACCTCTGGTACGGCCGCAAGAAGAAGCTCAAGAGCGTGTCCATCGGCCAGGTCTGGAAGCCGGGCCCCGACACCCCGGCAGCGCCGTCCGTGCCTGCCAAGACGAACTGA
- a CDS encoding OmpA family protein: MRTPRILIAATAAVVLASGCANMNDTQRRTATGAGVGAVAGAVLGSATGGHAGTGAVVGAGVGALGTYIWSQHMERQKRDMQQVTQGTGVVVTQTPDNQLKLDIPSDISFAVNRSDIQGNFAPVLDRFAEGLRNNPNAEVRIVGHTDATGSDAINNPLSLDRATSTRNYLTARGVNGARIQVEGRGSHQPIASNDTNDGRARNRRVEIYVGERQG, encoded by the coding sequence ATGCGCACACCCCGAATCCTCATCGCCGCCACCGCCGCCGTCGTGCTCGCCAGCGGCTGCGCCAACATGAACGACACGCAGCGCCGCACCGCCACCGGAGCGGGCGTGGGCGCCGTGGCGGGCGCGGTGCTCGGCTCGGCCACCGGCGGCCATGCGGGCACGGGCGCCGTGGTGGGCGCCGGCGTGGGCGCCCTGGGTACCTACATCTGGTCGCAGCACATGGAGCGCCAGAAGCGCGATATGCAGCAGGTGACGCAGGGCACCGGCGTGGTGGTCACGCAGACCCCCGACAACCAGTTGAAGCTCGACATCCCGAGCGACATCTCGTTCGCCGTCAACCGCTCCGACATCCAGGGCAACTTCGCGCCCGTGCTGGACCGCTTCGCGGAAGGGCTGCGCAACAACCCCAATGCCGAGGTGCGCATCGTGGGCCACACCGATGCCACCGGCAGCGATGCCATCAACAACCCGCTCTCCCTCGACCGTGCGACCAGCACGCGCAACTACCTCACCGCACGCGGCGTGAACGGCGCGCGCATCCAGGTGGAAGGCCGCGGATCGCACCAGCCCATCGCGTCCAACGACACCAACGACGGCCGCGCGCGCAACCGCCGCGTGGAAATCTACGTGGGTGAACGCCAGGGCTGA
- the mltA gene encoding murein transglycosylase A: MVHHTMAMSTASASNASSKISPMNLRLLRLVTTALIVGTLAACSTRPLPPPSAPPGPAITLPQGPAAPLPPEPGGPLPAPMAQPKSRWIPVHWSELPGFTSDALYEAWNAWVRSCERPPPAFAPLCPDIRRLSIATVEEQREWMVARLQPYRIEAPDGTADGMLTSYYEPYLDAARMPGNGYTVPLHALPAGFGARKPWYTRQQIDTLPEAQAALAGRAIAWVRDPVEALVVHIQGSGRLRIQEPDGSVRLVRVAFAGTNDQPYQSVGRWLLDQGLVRDATWPGIRAWTLQNPQRVQEMLWANPRYVFFREEPLSPMDAAFGPRGAQGVPLTPGRSIAVDRQSIPYGTPVWLASGGPTAQLQRLVLAQDTGSAIVGAVRADYFAGWGQEAGDLAGRLKQGLRLWALWPR; this comes from the coding sequence ATGGTCCACCACACGATGGCGATGAGCACGGCCAGTGCCAGCAATGCTTCAAGCAAAATCAGCCCCATGAATCTCCGTCTCCTGCGCCTGGTGACAACGGCGCTGATTGTAGGAACGCTGGCCGCGTGCTCCACGCGGCCGCTGCCGCCCCCTTCCGCGCCTCCCGGCCCCGCCATCACCTTGCCGCAGGGGCCGGCCGCGCCGCTTCCGCCCGAGCCCGGCGGCCCGCTGCCCGCGCCCATGGCCCAACCCAAGAGCCGCTGGATCCCCGTGCACTGGTCCGAGCTGCCCGGCTTCACGTCCGATGCCCTGTACGAGGCCTGGAACGCGTGGGTACGCAGCTGCGAGCGGCCCCCACCCGCCTTCGCCCCCCTGTGCCCCGACATCCGCCGCCTTTCGATCGCCACGGTGGAGGAGCAGCGCGAGTGGATGGTGGCGCGCCTGCAGCCCTACCGCATCGAGGCGCCGGACGGCACTGCCGACGGCATGCTCACGAGCTACTACGAGCCCTACCTGGACGCCGCCCGCATGCCGGGCAACGGCTACACGGTGCCGCTCCATGCGCTGCCAGCGGGCTTCGGCGCGCGCAAGCCCTGGTACACGCGCCAGCAGATCGACACGCTGCCCGAGGCGCAGGCCGCGCTGGCCGGGCGCGCCATCGCGTGGGTGCGCGATCCGGTCGAGGCGCTGGTGGTGCACATCCAGGGCTCGGGGCGTCTGCGCATCCAGGAGCCCGACGGCTCGGTGCGCCTCGTGCGCGTGGCCTTCGCGGGCACCAACGACCAGCCCTACCAGAGCGTGGGCCGCTGGCTGCTCGACCAGGGGCTGGTGCGCGACGCCACCTGGCCGGGCATCCGCGCCTGGACGCTGCAGAACCCGCAGCGCGTGCAGGAAATGCTGTGGGCCAACCCGCGCTACGTGTTCTTCCGCGAAGAGCCGCTCTCGCCGATGGACGCCGCCTTCGGCCCGCGCGGCGCGCAGGGCGTGCCCCTCACGCCCGGCCGCTCCATCGCGGTGGACCGCCAGAGCATTCCCTACGGCACGCCGGTGTGGCTGGCCTCCGGCGGCCCCACCGCGCAACTGCAGCGCCTCGTGCTGGCGCAGGACACGGGCTCGGCCATCGTGGGCGCCGTGCGCGCCGACTACTTCGCGGGATGGGGCCAGGAAGCCGGCGATCTTGCGGGGCGGCTCAAGCAGGGCCTGCGCCTCTGGGCGCTCTGGCCGAGGTAA
- a CDS encoding Lrp/AsnC family transcriptional regulator, with amino-acid sequence MEELDKFDIAILAELQADARLTNAELAQRVGLSAAPCWRRVRALEESGFIKGYRAEIDRHRIGLGVLAFVRLDADRSTGGLTREMEEAIAKIPEVIACHYISGTGTFELQVVARDLESFSQFARGVLLNLPNVKDMHTSFSLGEVKAGGALPLDHLSKTR; translated from the coding sequence ATGGAAGAACTCGACAAATTCGATATCGCTATCCTGGCGGAACTGCAGGCCGACGCGCGCCTCACGAACGCCGAGCTGGCCCAGCGCGTGGGCCTTTCCGCCGCGCCGTGCTGGCGCCGCGTGCGCGCCCTGGAGGAATCCGGCTTCATCAAGGGCTACCGCGCCGAAATCGATCGCCACCGCATCGGGCTGGGCGTGCTGGCCTTCGTGCGGCTCGACGCCGACCGCAGCACCGGCGGCCTCACGCGCGAGATGGAGGAGGCCATCGCGAAGATTCCCGAGGTGATCGCCTGCCACTACATCAGCGGCACCGGCACCTTCGAGCTGCAGGTGGTGGCGCGCGACCTGGAGAGCTTCTCGCAGTTCGCGCGCGGCGTGCTGCTGAATCTGCCCAACGTGAAGGACATGCACACCAGTTTCTCGCTGGGGGAGGTGAAGGCGGGAGGGGCGTTGCCGCTGGATCACCTGAGCAAAACACGATGA
- a CDS encoding IS1 family transposase produces MTLQCPDCQHQEVRNAGTSRHGHRRWACKACGRTFGDKNYRLIDSQTRERALALYAEGMSARAIERIVGVSHNSVLNWVRKEVADQALQPIPPATQQVVEIDEMWSYAGSKKDPSGSGGP; encoded by the coding sequence ATGACCCTGCAATGCCCCGACTGCCAGCACCAAGAAGTCCGCAACGCCGGTACGAGCCGACATGGTCACCGACGCTGGGCGTGCAAAGCCTGCGGGCGAACCTTCGGCGACAAGAACTACCGTCTGATCGACAGCCAGACCCGGGAGCGGGCACTGGCGCTGTATGCCGAAGGCATGTCTGCAAGGGCGATCGAGCGCATCGTGGGGGTGAGCCACAACTCCGTGCTGAACTGGGTGCGCAAGGAGGTGGCAGACCAAGCCCTGCAGCCGATACCACCTGCGACCCAGCAGGTCGTGGAGATCGACGAGATGTGGAGCTACGCGGGTTCCAAAAAAGACCCATCTGGCTCTGGTGGGCCATAG
- the yajC gene encoding preprotein translocase subunit YajC has product MFISSAFAQTAPAAAPAGGDMMSSLTGMLPLVLMFVVLYFIMIRPQMKRQKEHRAMIEAIAKGDEVATAGGIVGKVSRLSEGFLHIEIAPNVEVQIQRSAVSQVLPKGTVK; this is encoded by the coding sequence GTGTTTATCTCTTCCGCTTTCGCCCAGACCGCCCCGGCCGCCGCGCCCGCTGGCGGCGACATGATGTCCTCGCTCACGGGCATGCTGCCGCTGGTGCTGATGTTCGTGGTGCTGTACTTCATCATGATCCGGCCCCAGATGAAGCGCCAGAAGGAGCACCGCGCCATGATCGAGGCGATCGCCAAGGGCGACGAAGTGGCCACGGCCGGCGGCATCGTCGGCAAGGTCTCGCGCCTGTCCGAAGGCTTCCTGCACATCGAGATCGCACCGAACGTGGAAGTGCAGATCCAGCGCAGCGCCGTCTCCCAGGTCCTGCCCAAGGGCACCGTGAAATGA